CTGCTTCACCCGCAATTTCGGTGCTGAGCGGAACTGCAAATACTTCATACAGCATCGTGGAAGGTGGCTATACAGGAGAAGGCAACCTGAATGCCAACCCGATGTTCAATAATATTTCCACGGGAGATTATACGCTGCAAAACTGCAGCCCTGCTATCAATGCAGGAAACAATTCACTTGTTCCCGCAGAAATGGTATCGGATATCGCAGGAGCAGCCCGTATACAATTAGGAAAAGTGGACATAGGCGTTTATGAAAGCAATGCCAATGAAATTACTGCAGGCATGGCCCTGGGTAATGCCGAAGTGTCGAATATCCAGTCGGCAACCGGCCTGACATCTTATGCCAGCAATTGTAACCTGCTGGTGGCGCAGGTTACAGGCGATAATTCCCCTACTTCCATAAGCGGAAATGTAAAAGTGAAAGTTTGGACTGAATTTTTCCAACCTGCCAATTTCGTAAGACGTCATTATGAAATTACACCGGATAACAATGCTGCCACTGCAACGGGCAGGGTGACGCTGTTCTTCACGCAGCAGGATTTTGTGCAATTCAATAATGTGAATGCTGTAAAGTTACCTGTTACATTCCTGGATGATGCGCTCAAGCCCAACCTGCTGATCGAAAAGTTTGCAGGCACCAGCAGCAATGGTACGGGTCTTCCGGAGTCCTATGCCGGAAGAGGCGTAACCATCGATCCGTCTGATGTGGACATTGTATGGAATTCAAACCGCAGCAGATGGGAAGTTAGTTTCGATATAACAGGATTCAGCGGCTTCTTTGTGAAAACACAAATACAGACCCTGCCGCTGACATTGATTTCGTTCACAGGTATACGTGAGAGTGGCGTCAGCGAGTTAAAATGGGAAACCGCCAACGAAAACCAGGTGGCATATTTTGAACTGGAAAGAAGCGCTGGTGGAAATGTATACTCAGTTGTTACGAGGATCCCTGCAAAAAATGGAACTTCGCAGCATTACAGCTATTATGATAACTACATCTTCACTGGACTGATGAGTTACCGTTTGAAGATGGTGGATATAGATGGAACGGTAACCTACAGCAAGATCGTGCTGTTGTCCGATAAAGGAACTACATTGGTTTCGCTGAATCCGAATCCCGCGAAGAACAGGATCTGGATTGAAACAGGTGATAATTCGCTGAAAGGATCGGAAGTTGTGTTGTTGAATGCAGCAGGGGCAGTGCAGTTGAAGTTCGGATTGCAGGATTCCCGTCAGGAGATTGATATCAGTATGTTGAAAACCGGCATGTATTTTATCAGACTTGCCAATGACAAGACCATCAAATTCGTAAAAGAGTAGTATTCTGAAATAATGTAAACGAAGGGCGCATCTGTTGGTGCGCCCTTTGTTTTGAAACTTTCATAAAAAAAACTTCCCATTTCTCTTGACCCTTCCGTAACGTGAGGCCCTACCTTTGTTTTCAACAACAACAGACCAGATGAAATACACAGTCAAAAAGCTGGCTGAACTGGCCGGTGTAAGCGTGCGCACCTTGCATCATTATGACCAGTTAGGATTACTCACGCCATCCGGGCGTACAGAAGCCGGTTATCGCCTGTATGGCGAACAGGAATTGCTGCGGCTGCAACAGATCCTCTTGTATAAAGAGATGGACCTGCCATTACCTGCTATCGCCAGTATCCTGGATGATCCTGCTTTTGATATGGTTGCTGCTCTCCAACAGCATCGCGCAATGCTGGAGGAGCGCAGGCGCCGCACAGATCTGTTGTTGGAAACCGTCAACAAAACCATTCAAAAATTAACAGGAGGATCTGAAATGATAACGAATGAAGAGCTCTATGCAGGGTTTCCAAAAGAAGCCGCGGAAACATGGCGATCGGAAGCCATGGAAAGATGGGGCAAACAGAAAGTGGAACAGAGTGAACAGGCATTGCGCCAGATGAGCAAAGAGGATCTTGAAAAGCTCAGGGAAGAAGGCAGCGCCATCACGGCGGGATTGATTTCACATATGCATCGCGATATTGGCGATCCGGAAGTACAACAACTGGTCCACCGGCACTATCTGCATATCCTGCAATGGTGGGGAAAGAAAACGGAAGAAGGATCGCTGGATGCCTACAAGGGACTGAGCAATCTCTATCTCATGGATGAACGTTATACCTATGTAGAAGGGAAACCAAACCTGGCATTCACGGCATTCCTGACCAAAGCGATGTTGTTCTATGTAGATTCCCTTTCAGAAAAACGATAAAAAAAAGAGGAAATGCTGCAGCGCTTCCTCTTTTCTAGTATTTATAAAACTGTTTCATCCTGCTCAGGAAAAAATCCTTCTTTCTCCTGCTGACTTCGATCTCTTTTTGATTCGAGAGTATCACCGATCCGCCTTCACCCCGAATATATTCTTTTACGTGAGAGATATTCACCAGATAAGATTTGTGAATGCGTATGAAATGGGAATCCGACAAGATCTCTTCATATTCATGGATCGGTTTTGCCGAACAGAT
This portion of the Pseudobacter ginsenosidimutans genome encodes:
- a CDS encoding MerR family transcriptional regulator is translated as MKYTVKKLAELAGVSVRTLHHYDQLGLLTPSGRTEAGYRLYGEQELLRLQQILLYKEMDLPLPAIASILDDPAFDMVAALQQHRAMLEERRRRTDLLLETVNKTIQKLTGGSEMITNEELYAGFPKEAAETWRSEAMERWGKQKVEQSEQALRQMSKEDLEKLREEGSAITAGLISHMHRDIGDPEVQQLVHRHYLHILQWWGKKTEEGSLDAYKGLSNLYLMDERYTYVEGKPNLAFTAFLTKAMLFYVDSLSEKR